CGTGAAAGAGTGCGCAAatcgagagacgcagacagaatgcaaacgcgctccgcTGAACTGTGGCCGCCAAGCGTTTCGTTTAAAAGGGAGCGTTGTCTATTTTCCTATCTATTCTTGccagttttattttatttcgcAACTATCTTTTTACtacgattttcgaaaatattttcaaattcaagaaTGTAATTATTTTGTGTTTCAGAAACCATGTCGACTTCTGTTAAGCATCGTGAGTTCGTCGGAGAGCCAATGGGCGACAAAGAAGTCACATGCATCGCCGGGATCGGGCCAACATATGGCACCAAGCTCACCGATGCAGGCTTCGATAAAgtatgtagatttttttttctcaaattttcgatcaatgttaaaatttgaatttcaggccTACGTACTGTTCGGACAGTATCTCCTTCTGAAGAAAGACGAGGATTTGTTTATCGAATGGCTGAAAGAGACGGCTGGAGTGACTGCAAATCACGCGAAGACGGCGTTCAATTGTTTGAACGAGTGGGCAGATCAGTTCATGTAAACTGCTCAATATTTCTGCTAAGCATCGATTTGATTCTCCTCTATAATCATCAATGGCCATATTTGCACTTCGAAAAACACCATTTGTTCCAGTGTAGTCGTTTTCCGCTTTGCGACTATGCCCCATTTCAAATTAATctgtttctgaaatatttctcATACTTCCAAGTTTTCCCCCTTGTCGTGTGGTCTTGGACTACGgttcttgttttgtttttgactttaattttgcgatttttctccctccaaataaaatattttctacgATCCTGAAGAGTGTTTCTAAGTTTTTTATTACGAAAGTTGTCGTTCGAAAGTTTACTTggaataaaaacaatattttctatTCTATGGTGATTTCCAGATGCCTCCGAAAAGGGCTGTGAAAAAGAAGGTACAGACCACAGAAAAAGCTCGCCCAACATTGGATCAGGAGATAAAATGTGAGCATTTTTACACGGGTTGGCGGCAATTCGACAATTATcgaagttaaaaattaattttttttttcaaaaaatatactgaaaaatacattttcaaatgtgtgtttccaaaaaagtttcggATTTGTTACAATATTCACacggaatttattttttcagtagaTGACTCAAATGAGCTTGAACCATCGATTCGAAGTGTTGTGACGAGTTTGATGTTCACTTCGGGAGACGACGAAAATccactttctgaaaatgaagatttcGTTGTGAATATACTGAAAAACGAGTTGGTTCTCTTTATTAACGATGTTATAGAGGTTTATGATAATAAGtaagcagattttttttttccgaaataattcaaacatttaCAGAATTCCAAATGTGAAGCTACAACATATGCTTCAACTTCTCAACAGTCAAAAAGGAGTACTTTCTCGTTTTATTAAATATCTCAAGAATCGTGTGGAAATGTCGGCATTCATGAGAGCGaaatcattttctaaaaacggaactgaaaatatttgtggACAAGAAGTAGAGAATGAAGATGAAACGGtctgtaaaactgaaaaaaattaaatttagaataattACTTTCAGACTGATGAAAAGATAGAAGAGGGAGTTGATCCAATGGATGAAATTGGTGAAGTTGGTGGAGAAGAGggagaatatttgaaaaataagaggTTATTACTATTACTGTcttaatttgtatttttgggggcaaaaaatcgaatttttgcgtctgaaaatattagaaaatttttgaaatattacagGAGAACGTACGGTACAATTACATCCGAGGAAAACCTGCTTCAAGAAGCTCAAAAGTCGTTTTTCGATGCTGGATTAGATTTCAATACATTCGAAAATGATGTGGATGAGAATCACAATCAACAATTAATAGTTCTTCAAACAATTCTCGAAGATATGAACGCTGATGAATACAGTCGATTCGCACTTGCTCGACGTGTCAGTTTCCAGAATCAATCAGCAGTTCCTGTGGTTTATAGtgacacattttcaaagtCAAATGCAAGAAAAAGGTAATAATATTACACAATGCGAAATTTTGCGGTATCCGGTCCCGAAGCGACCGGTTTTCTTAAATTCTATAGAGCTTGCACCTttaaggggtactgtagagctAACTTTTaagtatttcaaaacttttttttctcaatgaaCTTCAGGGGAAATGAAAGcctctcaaaaattaaagaaaatcgcgcttttttttttgaaggtaAACATTTACTaacatttttcctaatttcagaaaacgaTCGCCTCCAACAAACAATCGTCAACTTCTGCTCCAATGGCTTGGAAATCCACCAGTTCACGACGAATCCGCTCAAGTTTTTCTCGCATTTCTCGCCAAAGATATTATCTCGGAGATCGTTGGAAATGCCCTTCTGGAGCGACGAAAAGTGAGTTCAAGCTCACTAATTGTTCATATTTATctccatattttcagatgaatccCGCAGAAGGAGGTCCACTGAGCTACTCTTATTACGAGGAACCTTTGCGCAGAAacagaaaattccgaaaatacGGCAggattttgatttaaattttaatggcTTTATAATACTAAAAGATCTCATTATTTgtgtcagtttttttcaattttataaataattggtaacaaatatctgaaaaaaaaaactagagaaTTTAAGCATTTatcattttaaacaaattcaaatgtgATAACGATAACACGTAAACTGCGATACACGAGATCAATAGCCGGTGTGTTTTGGGTGTGGGTggatgtgaaaaaaatattcaaacggGGATTTTTGTGTCATTTCCTATAGAAAGATAAAAAAGGATACTACTAGAAAAATGTgttagttttttggaaaaattgaaaatacattttcgagAAACATGCAATAAAGACTATAGAtacaatgtttgaaaaaatgcgaatAAGCCTAGAAAGACACGTCCTAAAAACGGAGTATCAACAAACGAATGGGGGTGCACCTATATTGAGCGTTTTCATGTCAGCGAGAGATCTCAAGCGGCATAAGACTCAAGAGATTCActaacttttttcgtttttttcagaaataaacgAACCGGAAGGGAAAAGTATCACAACATAAAGGAGAAATGAGCAAATTAGTAAGAGAAAGATTGGcgagagaaatgaaaaaaagagtgGGCTACTTCTTGAGTAGAGGGCGGCAAGAAAATAGGCGGAATatattgataatttcaaatcttttcgATTTGTCTATTCATTCATAATCATGGAAAGAGAGGAAGGGAGTTCGATAAGAACGGCGCATCAGATcgtgttctgaaaaaagattGATTCTACAAgtaaaataatggaaaaactTACTGTACTAATTCAGTATTATACAGTTTGAATATCTTTGTTAACGATATAGAATTGATCCTTCCGTCCAAACATTCCAACAAGAACAGCTGCATTCTCGATAAGTATGTTGAATGGAATAGTCATCAGTGCTCCAGCGAGATACATCGCAAGACGGAGCAAACTATTACGATATTTGTGAGAAAACGATTTGACAACTCCGAAAATGTACATGTAGAGATTGAGAGCACCGACAAACGAGAGCAGGAAATCGAATGGAAGACACCTTGGAAGTGGAAATAGTGGACAGAGGAATACTTGAAGTGAAGTTAATGGCATTGTGGCCCAGGCATACAATGACAGAGCAAGAAGTGCCTGAAAgaatatattatttaaaaatgtttttaattttaaaggtggagtagcgtccgtggttttttgtccaaaacaacaaaaaacagtcCAAATATTCCGAATATAttcataaaacatttataggattttctgattttttttttgaatttggaaaacatgGGAAATGGTTGAGTCTTTGTTCCAGTTTCTGGCTAAAACGATTggtttttcttaattaaataaaataaataatttgaaacaacGTTTCTCACATTTCCAAGCGTTTTCCACAATGAAGACTTGGTAAGCTAAAGGAAAACAGTCGAAAATTGTATCAAATCAACAGTTTTTGCCATAGAAAATGTCGAAAACAGGAGTTAATGCGTGGGAATTCAAACAATTCGGCCCTTTTCTATTTCTTCTtgcaaagttaaaaaaatatatagaaaatttagataaaacctataaatttttaagcaatCACATTTGGCATATCGTGACTGTTTTCTGTCAATTAGGACAAAAAACctgttaaaaaatgaaatttttacagaaaaaaacctACTTTATGAACAACAGCAATTTTCGACGAGTGAACAGTGAGTAAAATTCCTTGGAGCCAGCGTTTTCTTTGTTGCAAAAAGTCCCACATAGTGAATGGGCTCTTCTCGTGCATTTCTCcttcaataaaatcaaacGAGTAGCCGTGTTTCATTGCAACCATCGAAAAGAAACAATCCTCAGCAATCGATCCTTCCATTCCATGATCATAAGAAACATCTCTTTCTGCTTCGACTTGTGTCACCACATAAGATCCTTTCCATCCGAAAAGTGGTTTATGGAACAATTTGAACTGGAATCTCAGCTTCCCCATATCATCAGCAACTCTGTAAAATAGAATTGGACTTTTGGTCAATATAAGTTCATTATTTTAATGAGTCAATATGTCTTATCACATACCTGAACGAATCACTAAGAGTTGTCAGCCAGTTAACAATGTCTCCGTTTGCATACGTGATGACTCCTTGTCCAAATTGATGTTTTCCGTCTTCGCAGAAATTGAGAATCCCACAGATTGCGTTCGTTGTCAGCAGTGTTTCTTCGTCGAGATGAACAATCCAATCAGTTGGCTGAAGAATATTCACATCGTCTTCCAGGCAATATTGAAGAGCACGAGCCTTGAACTTGGCACCactttttgttctgaaattattatttgaataaataattggACTTTGTGGCATCCCCATCGAGAgccaaaaatgattattttcaaaaaggaacTTCCGTACTTGTATACAGTTGGAACGACGACTTCTCGGACTCTTGGATTTGGTGGTAAATTGATGGCCTTGTCGGTGAcaacttcaaaaatgaagttttccATTCCAGCTTCAAAGCATGTCTTCATGTTCGTATCAATGTTCTCCTGAAAAATAGGGAtagattgaaaaatgtaaagttaATCAAGTTGGTCTCTTATCAAACATGCTTCCTTGCAATCGGCCAGCCTTTGATATTTGCACGAAACTTATGAATTTTCACAGATTGCCAAGGCACacccataacttttttgtttttttagatggcaaaaaaatggcatgtttcaaattttattttggtcTTTTCTATTAAAAGGCGGCGAAGGAAATATGCGATTAAAAACTTCCTCTCTGGGTTTCTATTTGGTTCATCGCGTACTTTCCTCCttcatttttgccaatttatcATTTATGTGTCGTTGCAAATCTATCAATTTGCCAAGAACGCGTATGTTTAATCGGAGATAACACGACGAGcgccacaatttttttaaacgagaaATACAACTGAATACCTTAACGAGAAGCGGAAAGTTTCCTTTGGTTACAACCCGGAAACAGACAAATGGTGAGAGAAGAGGTGCTGCCTTCAGTTGGacctgaaaatcatttttttttaaacattttatcgaaaaagcaagaaaaaaactcactttttctctaaatgcATTGAACATCATCAACCCGCCAAGATTGCAAAGACATTGTGGCAAGACGAGAAGAGCAGTGAATCGGAGTAAGTACAAGCATACTGTCCAAATGAGTCCGTAGCTGAAAAACGGCAGAAATTTATGATATAATTCGTATCTAAtcacattttgataaaatgcGAATTTATTCGTTTTTAGCTATGATTTGATGTCATTTTGTGCTCACCTTGCAACTGGACTTTCTGGAACGGATCCTTCTACCGGCTCCGTGAACACGCCGCAGAAGTAGGCAAAACATACGATCCACGCCACTAGTACGGCGCAGTGCAGCGCATGCTTCACCTCGCAGTTCATTACCTctattcctgaaaaataaatgaattgaacaaaataaaatggaaCGCCCAGTGattataaaactaaaaaaaaataaagaagataagaaaaattgaaactgtgAGTCAATCGAGTGTTATTTTAATAGGGAGGAGGAGTATCTTGGGTGGGAAAGAAGATGTGACTAACTGTATTGTAAATAATATTTcgaaacagttgaaaaaacACTATTAGTCAACGATTTCCTtcgttttgtaaatttttaatttaatttttaaaaacaattaattttagcagaaaaaacGGTACGGTAAGGAGTCGTACGCAAACACGTAGCGTACTTTTCAAGTCACCGTacctaaattttaattaatttgttttatctttgttttttaaacatgttaTAATGTTAACATTCCGGAGAAGCTAAAAACTTTCTTACAAATAATTAGAATgcattcttttcaaaaaaactaaatacatatttttcggcaaaaaaccacacagaaacgtttttttatgGCCCTGAGACGATTTTCCTTCCACCCCGCAATTTCCCAGAATATAAAAGAGCAGGAACAAGGAATGAATGCAGAACAATTTTCGGTCTTTTGcagttaaaaatagttttaaaaaacttgctACACAATTTAAATGACGACTTGGGCATAAGAAAGtatagttcaaaaataaatgtagatgaaaattttgagagtaTAGATAACCTACTAAAACGCATCcgaacagaaaaattttaagcttcaTTAGCATGAAAACATTCTAAAAAACCTTTTTGCTCGAACATCTAAAAATCTCACCTTTGCTAGCcttctaataaaaataaaatgctcaGAAAAGGCAAGCGAATGACCCTGCGAAAAGACATTTTCATGTTACAAATAAGGATATAATTGGAGCAGAATGGCAAAGTTTTCACAACGTGAGAAACTTTTAACAAACTCGAAATGTACCCACAACAGGTGTTAATTATGTTTCGCCGAGGGGAAACTGAAGAAGGGCAGAGACCAGAGAAATATGACGTTGCCTAGTCTAGAGTGAAAGGATTTTTAGAAGCTCATGAATGGTAGATCCTCAGAAGTTATGCATTTTGAACGTTCACAATATTACATAGACGTCTAAAAAAGAGAATTTTCGCCACATGTTACGAGCATGGTCTCGCTGCCAagagttacagtaacccgctgtgagcgtggcgagacccatggGGAAAATTCTCATTTGTAGAAGTCGACGTaatagaaataatttaaattttatcttcatctggaaaatcgtttttagcaaaatttagAGATCAAGTTAGACTGCAGAAGGAGAACATGATTAATAATGAATAACtacacccaaaaaaaaagagaataagaGTATGAGAGAAAAAGTGATGAAAGGAATCTGTGCCAACGGAGGGAAACCGATAATAGTCGATATCAATTTGGTCGAGAGACGGCGATTTGTACAACCCAACCTCCTCTTCTCCTAGATTGCAGCAACACACTGTGTTGGAAAGGGATGGCTGAAGAGAAGAGTGAAATAATGGAAGCTCCTGCGTCTCTGATCtctatgaaattttaaaatgaaggcGGTGATGATAAAGAGGACAAAACTGAGGACAAAAAGTCAATTGTGTGTACCGCTAGAGagattgttttgttttttgtttctgagaaaacatttgaaacactttcacaatttttatattaaataaattgaatctTAGAATCCTTCCGTGTTCATCTTATACTTTGTCTTCAATCGGAAAAGCACAAAAATCGGTTTTCGCTCTTCCTGGCAACCAACCAGAAACCGACCAAATAAGCTTACAAGGTGTGACGAGGAGAGAAgtatattagaaaaaaactccCAAACTTGATAAGGAATGAGGTAAATAAATATGGActcattgcatttttgaacACTACTTTAAAAGGTGTCCGTGTTTAtagaaacaactttttaaaacgaaaGGATCACAAGggtaaaaactgtttttttaagttaaaaatataattcgtCACTCAAAAGTGTTGCCAAATAACACTACCTTCAtgtgaaaattctggaattatAATGATGAAGTCTTTAGATCTTATATTGACCGTtatccaaaattatgataggtGAAAGCTAAGTAATTATATCTTGTGCACtgtaactttgaaat
The nucleotide sequence above comes from Caenorhabditis elegans chromosome III. Encoded proteins:
- the baf-1 gene encoding Barrier-to-autointegration factor 1 (Confirmed by transcript evidence) encodes the protein MSTSVKHREFVGEPMGDKEVTCIAGIGPTYGTKLTDAGFDKAYVLFGQYLLLKKDEDLFIEWLKETAGVTANHAKTAFNCLNEWADQFM
- the tag-342 gene encoding transcription initiation factor TFIID subunit 13 family protein (Confirmed by transcript evidence), translating into MPPKRAVKKKVQTTEKARPTLDQEIKLDDSNELEPSIRSVVTSLMFTSGDDENPLSENEDFVVNILKNELVLFINDVIEVYDNKIPNVKLQHMLQLLNSQKGVLSRFIKYLKNRVEMSAFMRAKSFSKNGTENICGQEVENEDETTDEKIEEGVDPMDEIGEVGGEEGEYLKNKRRTYGTITSEENLLQEAQKSFFDAGLDFNTFENDVDENHNQQLIVLQTILEDMNADEYSRFALARRVSFQNQSAVPVVYSDTFSKSNARKRKRSPPTNNRQLLLQWLGNPPVHDESAQVFLAFLAKDIISEIVGNALLERRKMNPAEGGPLSYSYYEEPLRRNRKFRKYGRILI
- the bre-3 gene encoding Beta-1,4-mannosyltransferase bre-3 (Confirmed by transcript evidence), whose product is MNCEVKHALHCAVLVAWIVCFAYFCGVFTEPVEGSVPESPVASYGLIWTVCLYLLRFTALLVLPQCLCNLGGLMMFNAFREKVQLKAAPLLSPFVCFRVVTKGNFPLLVKENIDTNMKTCFEAGMENFIFEVVTDKAINLPPNPRVREVVVPTVYKTKSGAKFKARALQYCLEDDVNILQPTDWIVHLDEETLLTTNAICGILNFCEDGKHQFGQGVITYANGDIVNWLTTLSDSFRVADDMGKLRFQFKLFHKPLFGWKGSYVVTQVEAERDVSYDHGMEGSIAEDCFFSMVAMKHGYSFDFIEGEMHEKSPFTMWDFLQQRKRWLQGILLTVHSSKIAVVHKALLALSLYAWATMPLTSLQVFLCPLFPLPRCLPFDFLLSFVGALNLYMYIFGVVKSFSHKYRNSLLRLAMYLAGALMTIPFNILIENAAVLVGMFGRKDQFYIVNKDIQTV